A stretch of the Acidilobus sp. 7A genome encodes the following:
- a CDS encoding L-threonylcarbamoyladenylate synthase, whose protein sequence is MEDISVNTKVLRVDPQNIDIDIIREAAEAIRRGGTVAFPTETVYGLGADTYNPEAVKKVFIAKRRPMDNPLIVHIHSMEQLYEIAVKVPPEAERLARRFWPGPMTLLLWKAERVPPEVTAGRPTVAVRMPAHPVALALIRESGVPIAAPSANLAGRPSPTTGEHVVRDLFGRVDVILDAGETVYGVESTIVDLTRDPPVLLRPGGLPVEEVERELGKRVEVPPFARGLGQADVALAPGMKYRHYAPLKRLVIVEGDYGDLRAYASKVIDVVRREAAKGVRPVVLCSSETAPYYEAQGIRYVELGPRGNIFIVARNLFKTFRLIDELPDVDAAFMEGFEERGLGLAVMNRARKASGFSIIRV, encoded by the coding sequence ATGGAGGACATAAGCGTCAACACTAAGGTGCTGAGGGTTGACCCCCAGAACATAGACATAGACATCATAAGGGAGGCTGCCGAGGCCATAAGGAGGGGGGGCACGGTGGCCTTCCCCACGGAGACGGTCTACGGCCTCGGCGCCGACACTTATAACCCGGAAGCCGTGAAGAAGGTCTTCATAGCCAAGAGGAGGCCCATGGATAACCCGCTCATAGTGCACATACACTCAATGGAACAGCTCTACGAGATTGCAGTGAAGGTCCCGCCGGAGGCGGAGAGGCTGGCCAGGAGGTTCTGGCCGGGCCCCATGACCCTGCTCCTGTGGAAGGCCGAGAGGGTCCCCCCAGAGGTCACCGCCGGGAGGCCCACGGTCGCCGTCAGGATGCCGGCTCACCCCGTGGCCCTGGCCCTCATAAGGGAGAGCGGGGTCCCCATAGCGGCCCCGAGCGCCAACCTGGCCGGGAGGCCGTCGCCAACCACGGGGGAGCACGTCGTTAGGGACCTCTTCGGGAGGGTCGACGTCATACTTGACGCCGGCGAGACGGTCTACGGCGTTGAGTCCACGATAGTTGACTTGACCAGGGACCCGCCGGTGCTCCTGAGGCCGGGGGGCCTGCCTGTTGAGGAGGTGGAGAGGGAGCTTGGCAAGAGGGTTGAGGTGCCCCCGTTCGCCAGGGGCCTCGGGCAGGCCGACGTGGCCCTGGCCCCAGGCATGAAGTACAGGCACTACGCTCCCCTCAAGAGGCTTGTGATAGTTGAGGGCGACTACGGTGACCTGAGGGCGTACGCCTCAAAGGTAATTGATGTAGTCAGGCGGGAGGCGGCCAAGGGAGTTAGGCCCGTTGTGCTGTGCTCATCGGAGACCGCCCCCTACTACGAGGCCCAGGGCATAAGGTACGTAGAGCTCGGCCCCAGGGGCAACATATTCATAGTAGCCAGGAACCTGTTTAAGACGTTCAGGCTGATAGACGAGCTGCCTGACGTTGACGCGGCCTTCATGGAGGGCTTTGAGGAGAGGGGGCTCGGCCTCGCAGTAATGAACAGGGCCAGGAAGGCCAGCGGCTTCAGTATTATTCGCGTGTAA
- a CDS encoding PEGA domain-containing protein, which translates to MARRLALTLLLALLLVALMPAGGHGARAAGGASLPLLSNSTPVALCYPYLITASGVINLASGQSYSPWPGDVAVNASCGEGYMAVVGEDGAYFLYMSNASVSSVVALPASDVVGIYSDLIAYNVSGSVYVEGPRGLEATLELPANFSVVSFSYVDSPVLLERAPGGAFYIQSPQGLLGLNVTSPAPSGYLNGSTAYVFGYMGGAGPYLLIYRVSGSPLSAQLLSAVPVSLVPLRVYWASGSYVMALSGAGLVLIKASLTGASYQPIGSAVPVPGGYYMPLTGYSYILYRGSWEPVPGEVVGSLGNIAFVVNYAGASALAPALPTALDLSARAQVLVNVSGLLVSLRLPPGSYEVPTPSTLYVNGTQLEALGGAVEYPPRYGAPRLTAYFVRPRALVPIETFYPVTYASSGAGAALLVVPAEAIVLTQAGGQGLPPRPVEIPGEWLFGGVGPGGVALYSTNNTIIVFNYAGRPVAYYRANISYVPTYMGVYVAYGGYYVMVEEETLSGCKLTIYGPGGASSLSLPWPVALDPMTGLEVTPSGLEGPGVNLTIPVDVQTASVNGLSAAFAGANGDLYIVNLSSSEEYIMITAPQGSLKFLPLWGGELLIYNETSFTAEVVSYSDMVGGEWRVNVSASPSDATIYLNGTPIGVGSAYFYDSAMPVNVTAEAPGYAPLSYVVVPLADTSVRLSLSPAFVYARLSVSSPVPVNYVEAYVNGTPLTWAVNGSVRLLSRVPYRVDVVGFYPYNVCAPVSETIALSSNATIDLSCSLTMPVLRLFSAVEASLSLTKYGVTVFSGVIGAGQEVYMPVAPGSYNITASANGMTFSALVNATRPALYSYNVTPTAPPRPTRGTIEVYTNVSDASVEVAFPNGTPVAIGVGRVAVGVAPGAYVVSARAAGYRQVNRTVSVSAGQTVNVSIGLAPVKAVRRVSVNLSYYVIGAAVAATVVAIYLGMRYYRPGQAPGGEQEV; encoded by the coding sequence CGCAGGCGGCGCGTCGCTGCCCCTGCTGTCAAACTCTACGCCCGTGGCCCTCTGTTACCCCTACCTCATAACTGCGAGCGGCGTTATCAACCTGGCGAGCGGCCAGTCCTACAGCCCCTGGCCCGGCGACGTGGCTGTCAATGCATCATGTGGGGAAGGCTACATGGCCGTAGTAGGGGAGGACGGCGCGTACTTCCTCTACATGAGCAACGCCAGCGTCTCCAGCGTGGTCGCCCTGCCGGCCAGCGACGTGGTGGGCATCTATAGTGATCTCATAGCCTACAACGTGAGCGGCTCCGTTTACGTGGAGGGCCCGAGGGGGCTCGAGGCGACCCTTGAGCTCCCAGCTAACTTCAGCGTTGTGTCCTTCAGCTACGTCGACTCCCCCGTCCTCCTCGAGAGGGCCCCGGGCGGGGCCTTCTACATTCAGTCGCCCCAGGGCCTACTGGGCCTCAACGTCACCTCGCCCGCGCCCTCGGGCTACCTTAACGGCTCCACCGCATACGTCTTCGGCTACATGGGCGGGGCCGGGCCCTACCTGTTAATATATAGGGTGAGCGGCAGTCCCCTCTCGGCCCAGCTGCTGTCAGCTGTCCCAGTGAGCCTCGTGCCCCTCAGGGTCTACTGGGCCTCTGGCAGCTACGTCATGGCGCTGAGCGGGGCCGGCCTGGTGCTCATAAAGGCCTCGCTGACGGGCGCCAGCTACCAGCCCATAGGCTCTGCCGTGCCTGTGCCAGGGGGCTACTACATGCCCCTCACGGGCTACAGCTACATCCTCTACAGGGGCTCCTGGGAGCCCGTTCCAGGCGAGGTCGTTGGCTCCCTTGGCAACATAGCCTTCGTGGTGAACTACGCGGGGGCGTCAGCCCTGGCGCCCGCCCTGCCGACAGCCCTCGACCTCAGCGCCAGGGCCCAGGTCCTTGTCAACGTCAGCGGCCTCCTGGTCTCGCTCAGGCTACCGCCGGGCTCCTACGAGGTACCAACGCCCTCGACGCTTTACGTCAACGGCACTCAGCTTGAGGCGCTCGGCGGCGCCGTGGAGTACCCGCCCAGGTACGGCGCTCCAAGGCTCACGGCCTACTTCGTAAGGCCCAGGGCACTGGTGCCAATTGAGACCTTCTACCCGGTCACCTACGCCTCCTCCGGCGCCGGGGCAGCGCTCCTGGTCGTGCCAGCTGAGGCGATAGTGCTCACCCAGGCCGGCGGCCAGGGCCTGCCGCCGAGGCCAGTTGAGATACCAGGCGAGTGGCTCTTCGGCGGCGTCGGCCCGGGGGGCGTTGCCCTCTACTCAACTAACAACACCATTATAGTCTTCAACTACGCCGGTAGGCCCGTGGCCTACTACAGGGCTAACATATCATATGTGCCAACATACATGGGGGTCTACGTGGCCTACGGCGGCTACTACGTCATGGTTGAGGAGGAGACTCTAAGCGGCTGCAAGCTCACAATCTACGGCCCGGGCGGCGCCTCCAGCCTCAGCCTCCCGTGGCCCGTGGCCCTGGACCCCATGACGGGCCTTGAGGTGACCCCCTCCGGCCTGGAGGGCCCAGGGGTCAACCTGACGATCCCAGTCGACGTCCAGACGGCCTCCGTCAACGGCCTCTCCGCCGCCTTCGCAGGGGCCAACGGCGACCTTTACATAGTCAACCTCAGCTCCTCGGAGGAGTACATCATGATAACGGCGCCCCAGGGGAGCCTCAAGTTCCTGCCCCTCTGGGGCGGCGAGCTGTTAATCTATAATGAGACCAGCTTCACGGCCGAGGTCGTGAGCTACAGCGACATGGTGGGCGGCGAGTGGAGGGTCAACGTGAGCGCGAGCCCCAGCGACGCCACAATATACCTGAACGGCACCCCAATAGGGGTTGGCTCCGCCTACTTCTACGACAGCGCTATGCCCGTTAACGTTACAGCCGAGGCGCCTGGCTACGCGCCCCTCTCATATGTGGTGGTGCCCCTGGCGGACACCAGCGTGAGGCTTTCCCTAAGCCCCGCCTTCGTCTACGCCAGGCTCTCGGTCAGCTCCCCCGTGCCAGTCAACTACGTCGAGGCCTACGTCAACGGCACCCCCTTGACATGGGCTGTCAACGGCAGCGTTAGGCTCCTCTCCAGGGTGCCCTACAGAGTTGACGTTGTCGGCTTCTACCCCTACAACGTCTGCGCCCCCGTCTCCGAGACCATAGCCCTGAGCTCCAACGCGACAATCGACTTGAGCTGCTCCCTTACAATGCCCGTGCTCAGGCTCTTCAGCGCCGTCGAGGCCAGCCTCTCTCTGACCAAGTACGGGGTAACTGTCTTCAGCGGCGTCATAGGGGCCGGCCAGGAGGTCTACATGCCCGTGGCCCCAGGGAGCTATAACATAACGGCGTCAGCTAACGGCATGACGTTCTCGGCCCTGGTCAACGCCACGAGGCCAGCCCTCTACAGCTACAACGTCACGCCCACCGCGCCTCCAAGGCCGACGAGGGGCACCATAGAGGTTTACACAAACGTGAGCGACGCCTCAGTAGAGGTGGCATTCCCAAACGGCACGCCCGTCGCTATAGGTGTAGGCAGGGTCGCCGTGGGGGTGGCCCCCGGCGCGTATGTGGTGAGCGCCAGGGCCGCCGGCTATAGGCAGGTCAACAGGACCGTCAGCGTGAGCGCTGGGCAGACGGTTAACGTCAGCATCGGCCTCGCCCCGGTTAAAGCCGTTAGGCGCGTCAGCGTTAACCTGAGTTACTACGTTATAGGGGCTGCCGTCGCCGCCACGGTCGTGGCGATCTACCTTGGCATGAGGTACTACAGGCCGGGGCAGGCCCCTGGCGGCGAGCAGGAGGTCTGA